A DNA window from Salarias fasciatus chromosome 23 unlocalized genomic scaffold, fSalaFa1.1 super_scaffold_20, whole genome shotgun sequence contains the following coding sequences:
- the LOC115383614 gene encoding polyadenylate-binding protein 1-like, translating into MLYEKFSQVGQVISVRVCRHRITRRSLGYGFVNYTKREDAERALDDLAFTVVNGRPVRIMWCRRDPSQRTNAAGNILIKNLDKSIDSLSLLNTFSAFGTVLSCKVVCDDNNVSKGYGYVHFETVEAAERATQRLNGMLLNDQIVTIEPFRSFKDREAELATSAEEFTNVYIKNFGEDMDDNRLTELFSKYGPTSSVRVMTDDNGTSKGFGFARFESHENARKAVDDLNGKVLNGRRLYVSRAQRKAERQTELTRRFEPESLDRGSRYQGVNLYVHNLDSDMDEERLHRAFSPFGTITSVKVMTEGERCKGFGFVCFSSPEEASRAMTGMNGHVLGTQALYVVLARSLGA; encoded by the exons ATGCTTTATGAGAAGTTCAGCCAGGTGGGGCAGGTCATCTCTGTCCGGGTTTGCAGACACCGGATCACCCGCCGCTCTCTCGGCTATGGCTTCGTCAACTACACGAAACGTGAAGATG CTGAGCGAGCGCTGGACGACCTGGCCTTCACTGTCGTCAACGGCCGGCCTGTGCGGATCATGTGGTGTCGACGAGACCCCTCCCAGAGAACCAACGCAGCGGGGAACATCCTGATTAAGAACCTGGACAAATCCATCGACAGCCTGTCCTTGCTGAACACGTTTTCAGCCTTCGGGACTGTGCTGTCCTGTAAA GTGGTTTGTGACGACAACAACGTCTCAAAGGGGTACGGCTACGTGCACTTTGAGACCGTGGAGGCCGCTGAGCGCGCCACTCAGAGGCTGAACGGCATGCTGCTCAATGACCAGATAGT AACTATTGAGCCATTCCGATCGTTTAAAGACAGGGAGGCGGAGCTCGCCACAAGTGCAGAGGAGTTCACCAACGTTTATATAAAGAACTTCGGAGAGGACATGGACGACAACAGGctgacggagctgttcagcaaATACG gaCCCACATCCAGCGTTCGTGTGATGACAGACGACAATGGAACTTCGAAAGGATTTGGATTCGCCCGCTTTGAGAGCCACGAGAACGCCAGGAAG GCGGTGGACGACTTGAACGGTAAAGTGTTGAACGGCCGGCGGTTGTACGTGTCTCGTGCTCAAAGGAAGGCAGAGCGGCAGACGGAGCTCACGCGCAGGTTTGAGCCTGAGAGTTTGGATCGCGGATCCAGGTATCAG GGGGTCAATCTGTACGTCCACAACCTGGACTCCGACATGGATGAGGAGCGTCTGCACCGAGCTTTCAGTCCCTTTGGAACCATCACAAGTGTCAAG GTGATGACGGAGGGGGAACGCTGCAAAGGATTTGGGTTTGTCTGCTTTTCGTCCCCTGAGGAGGCAAGCCGGGCCATGACTGGGATGAACGGCCACGTCTTGGGCACCCAGGCGCTCTACGTGGTGCTGGCCCGGTCTC TGGGAGCCTAA